The stretch of DNA TTACCTTTACCTCATTAGCATAGGCAATAATACTGCCTTTATAATAATTGGATGCACCCGAGACGGACGTAATAAGATGTGCCAGATACCCACCCGTACAACTTTCGGCCGTACCAAGGCTGAGTCCTCTTTCTTGTAATAATCTACCAATGGCTGCTTCCAGTTTATCCTCATCATAACCATAAATCAACTCAGGTATAATTTGTTCAATTTCTTTGGTATAACTATCCAATGCTTTATGAAGTTGCTCCTCATTCTCCCCTCTTCCGGTTAGGCGTAGTCGCACCTGCCCCAAGCTAGGAAGAAAAGCCAATTTGATATATTCAGGAAGTTTTTCCTCTACCGTGGCAATCCTTTCCGCAATCAATGATTCTCCGGCACCTGCAGTAAGTATGGTTCTGTGTTGAATAGGTACAACCCGGAAACGTTCTTGGAGCTTGGGAAGGACCTCCTGTTCCATCAGGTATTTCATCTCAAAAGGTACGCCAGGCATGGATACAATCACTTGATCACCGTACTCGAACCACATGCCAGGGGCAGTTCCCATTTTATTGGTTAACAAATGGGCGTTGGTGGGCATGTAGCATTGTATCTGGTGAGATTCATTAGGCTCAATGCCAAATTTTTGAAACAAGCGCTGAAGCCGGTTAAAGGTAGATTCATCAAAATACATGCTTACGCCGAAAAAATTAGCTAAGGTCTTTTTGGTAATATCATCTTTAGTCGGACCGAGCCCTCCTGTTATTAAAACCGCATCTACTCCCACTAGGGCTTGCTTTAAACCTTCTGTAATACTTTCACTAGTATCTTCGACTGAAGTAATACCCATGACTTTTGCGCCGATGGCATTGAGTTGCTGCGCCATCCAGGCCGAATTAGTATCAACTACCTGGCCAATGAGAATTTCATCGCCTATGGTTAGGATGTGTATCTTCATATTTTATTATAGCGTGTATGAAATAATTTGCAACCGTAGACATCAAAATTAAAACATAACTGCATGTCATTAGTTGGCAAAGGTAACTTCTTTCATATTAAATGTTTCAATGCCTAAGGGAGTGGCTATTTTTAACTGTCCAGAAATGCTGGTACCAACAATTTCTCCTTCAAAAAGGCGGTTGTCGGCTCGTTTAAATAGGTGCTGCTCACCTATGCGATAAAGCTTTGACAAATAGTCTGTGGATAAGCGTTGCCATTGCTGGGCTTTCAGTTGCAAATATCGGCTTTCCAGGCAAGCACATAAAGCAGTCGAGACTTCATCTAATGGATAATCTGCTTTGCCGGTTTCCAAACCAATAGAGGTCGGATTAGGGAGGGTTGCCGGAAAAACCAACTGATTGATATTTATGCCCAGCCCAATCACACTCGTTTGTAAATTTGAACCTGAAATGGTATTTTGAATGAGTATGCCGGCTGTTTTCTTGTTGCCGATATACACGTCATTTGGCCATTTTATTTTTACGAGGTTGGCGGCTATAAAAATTTGTATAAAATCAGCAACAGCTAAAGCAACAGCCTGGCTGAGGTAAAATTGTTGTGCAACAGGAAGAAAATTAGGGTATAAAATAACACTCAAAGTAAGGTTCTTGTCTGCCTCAACCTGCCAACTGCTGCCAATTTGTCCTTTCCCAGCGGTTTGAAAGCGAGCCGATATGACAGTTCCTTCAATTGGTTTGCTTTTTGATAATAAGCTAAGAGCGTATTCGTTTGTAGATGTTAAGTTGTCAAACATATGCAGAACCTTTCCGATGAAAAGAGTGTTTTTATGGTACAATTGATAAATTATTTATTAAATTGATGAATTAATCCAAAACACTTTATAATTTCAGGAGAGAATACCTGTAACTTTACAAAACTAATAAAAATTAAATTTGATTCTGGAAACAAAAGTTGACCATCCAAATATTGGTATTGAGGCATTGAATGATTTAATCATTGATAGTATTCAAGATATCAAAGGGAAGCAAATCGTTAAATTGGATTTGCGAAATTTAGACGAAGCTCCGGCAGATTTTTTTATTATTTGCGAAGGAGACTCCAACACCCAGGTGAAAGCTATTTCGGATAACATTCATAGGCGGTTGAAACAAGAAGCTAGAATGTTACCTAATCATGTTGAGGGTGAAAAAAATGCACTTTGGATCTGCCTTGACTACTTTAACATAGTAGTACATGTTTTTTACAAAGAGACGCGTGCCTTCTATGAATTAGAGGACCTATGGAGCGATGCTCGTTATACAGCATACGAAACCTTATAGCTTTTATTGATCCTTTTGTAGAAAAATCAGCTAGACTTTGCCTTGGAATAGGCAATCTCGTCGATAATCTGCAACG from Saprospiraceae bacterium encodes:
- a CDS encoding competence/damage-inducible protein A translates to MKIHILTIGDEILIGQVVDTNSAWMAQQLNAIGAKVMGITSVEDTSESITEGLKQALVGVDAVLITGGLGPTKDDITKKTLANFFGVSMYFDESTFNRLQRLFQKFGIEPNESHQIQCYMPTNAHLLTNKMGTAPGMWFEYGDQVIVSMPGVPFEMKYLMEQEVLPKLQERFRVVPIQHRTILTAGAGESLIAERIATVEEKLPEYIKLAFLPSLGQVRLRLTGRGENEEQLHKALDSYTKEIEQIIPELIYGYDEDKLEAAIGRLLQERGLSLGTAESCTGGYLAHLITSVSGASNYYKGSIIAYANEVKVKQLGVSPETLEIYGAVSEETVKEMVTGLLDKLGTDIAIAVSGIAGPGGGTPEKPVGTIWLAIGNKNITRTQKLQLAKDRENNIHYTAIAGLNMIRRFIIKTYQLAPSS
- the rsfS gene encoding ribosome silencing factor; this encodes MILETKVDHPNIGIEALNDLIIDSIQDIKGKQIVKLDLRNLDEAPADFFIICEGDSNTQVKAISDNIHRRLKQEARMLPNHVEGEKNALWICLDYFNIVVHVFYKETRAFYELEDLWSDARYTAYETL
- a CDS encoding biotin--[acetyl-CoA-carboxylase] ligase — encoded protein: MFDNLTSTNEYALSLLSKSKPIEGTVISARFQTAGKGQIGSSWQVEADKNLTLSVILYPNFLPVAQQFYLSQAVALAVADFIQIFIAANLVKIKWPNDVYIGNKKTAGILIQNTISGSNLQTSVIGLGININQLVFPATLPNPTSIGLETGKADYPLDEVSTALCACLESRYLQLKAQQWQRLSTDYLSKLYRIGEQHLFKRADNRLFEGEIVGTSISGQLKIATPLGIETFNMKEVTFAN